Proteins from one Salaquimonas pukyongi genomic window:
- the lspA gene encoding signal peptidase II codes for MKIRRRSAVLLAAAIVALDLAVKNKVETSLPFQEPVPVLPFLSWFRTWNEGIAFSFLTFLDERILAAMVVGILLFIFWLWKRTPRSRWLAQIGFACVTGGAIGNLVDRVFLGHVVDYILFHWGNWSFAVFNLADAFITAGAVAIFLDEVLWSLQTSARQSEKEKPKKE; via the coding sequence ATGAAGATACGCCGACGTTCTGCCGTATTGCTGGCCGCCGCCATTGTCGCGCTTGATCTTGCCGTCAAAAACAAGGTGGAAACGTCGCTTCCCTTTCAAGAACCGGTTCCTGTCCTGCCGTTCCTTTCCTGGTTCCGCACCTGGAACGAAGGCATCGCCTTTTCCTTTCTGACCTTTCTGGACGAGCGTATCCTGGCGGCCATGGTGGTCGGGATACTGCTGTTCATCTTCTGGCTGTGGAAACGCACGCCGCGCAGCCGCTGGCTGGCCCAGATCGGATTTGCCTGCGTGACGGGTGGCGCCATCGGAAACCTGGTCGATCGTGTATTTCTGGGGCATGTGGTTGATTATATCCTGTTCCACTGGGGCAACTGGTCATTTGCGGTTTTCAATCTGGCTGATGCCTTCATTACCGCCGGGGCAGTGGCAATCTTTCTGGACGAGGTGCTGTGGTCGCTGCAAACCTCTGCACGGCAATCGGAAAAAGAGAAACCGAAAAAGGAGTAA